The genomic interval CCTTCACGTCTTCAATGTGCAGTTTCTCGAGGCATCGTCTAAGTTTCTGTACCTAGGGAATGACTTTACGATTCTAGTTGGTCACACAATTTCTAATGCAGTGTAGTGTACCTGCTTGCGATATGGCGAGATGACGCCAACGTCTTTTTTCATGTCCACCTTGCATGAACCTTGAGTGGATTTCAGCTTCTGCAGATAGTCGCATGCCACTTTGATCTCCTCGGGATTAAAGAAAGAGGGACTGTTGGCCTCTTGGTTCTCCTCGCCGACGACCCCATTAAAGATCAGAGGAAATCCTTGACTCACCAGACCATCCCAGCTACACATTTTGCTGCGCAGGGCCACGTCGGCAGATGCAATCAACTCGCCGTCGTAGAACAAGCGATTGGGCAAGTCGAGAATACGAGGATGTGAGCGGTAGTTATTCAGCAGCTTCGTCACAACACGAGAATCATACGGCAGATTATCATGGCGTTGGTAGACCTCCCGCTTCATGAGACGCTCAAGCAAAGACACTTGCAATCCATGCTCTATGGCTAGCGAAGAGCGCAACACAGGACCAAGCTGTTGAGGGTCTCCAGCAAGAACTAGTTGACCTTCACTGGCATCTAAGAGACCGGAAATCGGTATGAGACACTCTGGCTCAACAGCATGACCACATTCGTCAATGAAAACGTGAGTGAAGTGACCACGAGGAACACCAGCCGACACAATTCTATAAACAATTAAATTCATCCTTCACATTTCACTAAGACGACAACTTTTGTGTAAATATTACTTTCCAGCCGTCACGAGAGTACACACAACGACTCGATACTTCAACAGGTCGTCGAAAGTCAGGTCGTACTTGCAATTTGATGTAAGGTCTTGCGGAATGTCTCTCTCGTCTCTAGATACCGCGTTCAATCTCAGAATGTCGTTCTTGCTAACGGCTGGATTGTTGAGCAGTCGCTGGCAAACGAGATCAGCAGCACTATTAGACGGAGCGCAAGCTAACACTCTGCTGTCGCGCAATACACGAAGAACCTAGAGAATGAGAGAAAAATGTGCACGAAATGCGTATAGAGTTAACTAGCGTGATGACAAACTTGTCTGATTGCTTCGACTGTCGTCATTGTCTTTCCCGTTCCAGGAGGACCGAAGATGATGTACGGTGCCGGACGGGATATTCCTGATAGAATGTGCTTCACTGCCGCGTTTTGTTCTGCATTGTGCTCGACGTTGCGGTCATAGAAGCTTCACATACACAGCAAACCAAATAAGAAAACCAGCGAGAAATACGCATGTAAGCAAccaataatatattattacacAGGGGGGAGTTAGCTCCTTTGGATTAGGGTATCGAAAATTTCGTAACAGACTGctgccattttgattttatcTGGTTTTTCACTGAtagccagagcagcatgcacacatgatCACGACAATGTGTATTAAGCGAGGCAACTGGAACACCATCcaaattatttctacttgcaagtAACAAAACTTCCAAGTATTTTCTTCAATCATCGTTCCCTGAAACAAAGTCCCGTTACATAGCGTCCAGTACTGGAGGAGCGATGCCCTCAATCCCGATACCCCTCCTGCCTCCGGTTCCACCCCCACACTAGATATGATAAATAACTGGCTAGACATCTATGGCTTAATGATTAACCTGACATTAGTACTGGACGTCAGAGATTGAGAATGATGTGTACTGACAGTGTGTGGAGATGGAAAGAGAACACCTTGTGGTAGTTGAGTGTCCAAAGCTCGATGTTGCAATTGCAAGGGAAGACGATTAAATGTGAACCTGATGTTGACTTTCATTCCTTTCATGTACAGTTCAGCGTGAAATCTGGCAATACACGAAACGGTCGTGTGTTACTCACTGACTTCATAATCCGTACTCTTGGCATTACCTGCTGCTAAACTTGAGCCAAACTTCGTCTTGACGTACGGCATGCACGTAGCCTTCAAATTCGGTGTCTTCCACACCAGGCAACGAAGCATACAGTCTGTCTCCTTTCAAAAGTGAAGGTCTTTTCTCTGCCAGTCCGGGAACCTGATCGAGTGCCAATTAGACCCACACATATAGCTACACTACTTTAATGATTACTGCTAACCTTCAAGGCAAAATAGTGTTGTACTTTGTTCATTGTGACACCTTCCATGTCATAGTACCGAATGTCGATTTTCATTTGTATCTCTTCTACCTTTAAGAGATGGTGAAATACGTCAGCGTGGTTTTTTTCAAGATTCAAActtagtttgtcaatcagttcATCCGTAGGCTGTCCATTACTCATCATCATGTCGACGTCCTCTGTACCATACTTTTCAAATCTTAACACCATCCGTAACAGCCTTTCACCGCTAAATTTTGATATAAGGTGATAAAGCACATATACAAGTCTATTCCTGTAATTCTTACTGGTCAAGTTGTTGTCCTGGTTCTATGTTACGGCCATATCTGCGTCTTGGCGCACGCCTGCGGACATATGGCTCCTTCGATCGAACCTCTTCAATCAGATTTGTTGTACACCTGCCTCTCACCCTTCGTACAATATGAAACACTTGTTCTCTCCCCGAGATGTCAACAGCAGCTAAAGCAAAAGCTAAGTGATCAGTAGAACATCCTATTACGTCTGACTTGAAGCAACACTTCACAGTGTAGACGTCGTCACAACCAATATCGACTACTCCAAGACCGAGAGAAACGTTATGGTCATCCTTGATTGTAAAGCAGCGATTGTTGTGCAGCAAACCACATGATCGAAGCTGAACACGACGAGATAGTGACTTGTTTGTAATTCGTATGTCTGTGCTTGCTTCCTTGGCGTCTGCGTTACCATCCTCCAACATGACCTGCAAATTGATCGTCTTTACGGTTTGTCCCACATTTTCACTGCTGCAACAAATTTCAACGTCGAACTTGTCTCGCTCCAATTCCCTCCTTTCCGCAGAAACATGGCATAAAATTAGAGCAATACACTTACACTTGCATTAAGTGAATTTCTTCAAACTTACCTGTTTTGACGAAAAAGCCACAATATCGAGTCCAAAACTGATCTGTTGGAACCAGGCATTTGATGAAAGTCAACTCCTGACTTTTCCAGCACGTTTCTTGGTTGATTGTGGCCAGGCAAATAGTTTGAAACGCTAGAGACCCGCCCAGGCTCTGACCACACGCTGGTCAGCGAGAAGTTTCCTCTTTTGCGGCTTTTTAATCCTTTGCAGCGCTTAATGGTCTCGTGGAGTGACCGCCAACTTCTACACTGGGGATATGCCTTTGATATCCACGCTCTGTGTAGCTCTCGCATTTCATCAACGTGAATCCGCTTCTGTGCTGGCCAGTTCTCCCTCATGTATTCATAAAACAGCTTGGCTTCGTCATAGTTCTGTTTTGAACGCATGACTGTCTAGACAAGATCAAGGTAGCAGCAGTACATAGAAATTAGGGTTGAAAACCATACGTACCTACTGTTTCTTCTGTAGATTACTCACTGACCGATTAGGTGACAGGTCGTGATACTGTACTCAAGAGCAAGATGAGTTGGGTGTTGCCAGGATAAGGAAATATTCCCTAGGGTGTAATACCAAAATCCCCAATGACTGACTCAGCAATCACGTGATCAAGTGCAATGGGGAATTTCTAGAGCACTTCACGCTCACTTCACGTGTGTAAGTCTTTAGACAGAGTATTACTGCACCTACATTAGACATCTCGCTGAAGCATATCTATGAGCAGTGAGACGTCACAACTCCAGATTCATCAATCCTCTACTAGCAGTAGGTTTCCACATGATTTATTACACTCACGTGTCCCTAACCTAATTATACGACTTTACCGAGTTCTACTGGCTTGCAATCGAAAACCAATAAATAGCAGGTCCAAGTGTACATGTGCCATGTTCAAGACCAGTAATAGACCGGTCTACCCTTTCTAGACAAGAAAAGGTTCAACATGTAAATTTGACATGATCGAGTCTCTAGTAATTAGAActcagcagcaacagcagatCAAAACTACTCCAAAAACGAGCTATAATCATGCAGTCAGTGTCTACAAATCAGTCAGTACAAGCACACACGGAAAGAAGCTCACAGTTGACAACTTGTAAAAACAAATATGGCTTGGCGTGACAACATCCGTATTCCTCAGACAACACCAACCCGGAAGACGGCTTTACTAGGAAGCAGCGACTCCAAAGAACAAAAAGTCATAACTGCAGACAACAGTGCCAAGAAAAAATTCCAAACCCTTAATGAAATGCAAATTAGGCTCCAACACTAGATGTTTTTAGTATGGTTACTTTTTCACATAGGCCCAATCCATTTCAACCTGAATTCAACAGTCTCCCCAGTATGAAAGAAAACCATGAGAAAGACCGTGATTTTGTCCTGCTCGTGGCGACATATGCATAATATCTCAACGTCACGCTTTCATTTCCCTCCCACACTGATAGTTACTCGAGCCCCGCCTCCATATCAGAACCAGGAAACTACAACGGTACACGCAAGTCTCTTCGTAGACGGCTGCCTGTTTACTAAATTTCAATTACTTTCATGTCTAGTCACAATTTACTAAGGAAGGTTTCGCGCACGCTAACTAGATAGATCTAGCTAAACGGATATACCAACTTGCAAAATAAAAAACACAATGTTCTGTACGTACAATTTTCCTTGCCCCTTCTCGTGCCACTCTAGAGTCCTCACGCAGCCAAAGAATCCACCTCCAAAGCCACCGCCACAGATATCCGGGCTTTCGATTCGTTGACATCAATTAGCAACAGAGCCACCGCAGACATATTTGACTTGTGTGTCAGTTCCTCTGTGTGTACACGCTTGTGAGACTAGATAGCCATAACAATGGTTCTACGTCCACTCGAGTTCACAGACTGCTTGCACGACAGTCCGTTCTTTCGCGAGAATCTGCAGGCGCACGAGAAGGAGCTCGAGAACACGTCAGAGGCGATCAAGGGCCTGCTGAGGGAATGCAGACACTTGCTGGGCGCAATGAAAGGTGATTACACGACGAACGCTTTGGAGTTGTTGCATTTTGCCTGCAGACGTCGCTCGAAGCAAATTGTGCTGCTCGGATTTTCACGCATTTTACTATATCAGTTGCGGGGGAATTTCTCGTTCACGCGTGAATGTTAGATGCGAAGCCGACGTGATATGGAGTGGTTTGCGGAACTTAGTTACGCTAGGAATGCATTGTAATCGACAGCAAGTCACCGCGAATGCAGACGACCTGTTGAGTTGCTGAGTAATGGACGGCCGGGTGACTGATTGTGAGTGGTCTTCGGATGTTGCAATTGGCACTAAATGAAGACAATGCGGGAATTGCGTGGGCAGatcatatttatttattttaacatcctgtttgtttgtttgtttgtatgtttatttgtgtgtttgtttgtttgtatgtttatttgtgtgtttgagtgtgtgtgtttgtgtgtctgtctgtctgtcttttattttcaACGTCAGTACTACCATACAGTGAAAATCAGAGGCACCACAGCTAAATAGTgagttctgtctgtctgtctgtctgtctgtctgtttgtgtgtctgtctgtctgtttgtgtgtctgtctctgtctgtttgtccgttcatctgtctgtttgtttgtctgtctgtttgtttgtctgtttgccgtCTGCTTGCCccccctgtgtgtgtgtgtgtgtgtgtgtgtgtgtgtgtgtgtgtgtgtgtgtgtgtgtgtgtcagagaCAGGGGAGGGAGAAGAAAAAGGAAGACGAGAAGTAGGAAAGAAACGTGATAAACTATGATGACACCTGCTGTCTATTGTTGTCACCTTGTAGGTTCTTGGTGAGTATTAGTGACAAGTCTGTTTATCTGGCTACTTGTGTGTCCATACACTCATTTGTTgctttgtctctgtctgcacAAAACGTGTAGTTACACATCACAACTTATGTGCTTTCTTGATGCTATTGTCCTATAGAACTATCAAAAGCTCAAAAATCATTTGCTGACACTTTGAGTGAATTCACGTTCGAGTTCATTGGAtcagatcaacaaacagaaaaagaaGCTGTAATATGTAAGTGATGTTGTTGAATCAAGCTTTGTAGCCAGGAAATCTCTGAACGTTTTACCGTTTGTCTACTTTTAGGTGGCGCTTTTCAGCAGTTTGCACAAATTGTAGGAACATTGGAAGAACACAGAGAATTGCTGGTAAGCATGTTGCTATGTGAATGAGTAGTGTACTGGTGTAGGACTGTACAGGGCCAGGTGAACGGTCATTACTTGTATGGCACTGGCGAGCTACTTGTTTCAAAAAGGACCTGTTACCTCAATGTAATTTGAAATGATGGTAGATATAGTTTTACTTACGAGATCTATTTTGAGCAAAATTTTAAGGCCATGTGGCTACATTAGTGATGACTTAAGTGAATGGTTGGAGTTTTATATTGCATCAGTAGTTTGAAGTTCTGTAACTGGATCGTGTGCGCACATAGCGACATACTAGATATGTTACTACACGATGTCTGACATAAAATTAGAAGTATTTGTGAACATGCAGATGTAGCAATGTTATATGTATCGGACGCATCATAAAAATAGCTCTGTATCTTGCACTCTCATTATTGTTATGAGAATCTGCATAGTGTGTGACATCATTTCCCATTTAGCTTGATGGTTGGACTCACGAGGGTTGGATAAGTGGGTTTTACTGTATTTTATGTTGTGATTTATTGCTATAGATGGAGTCAGCACAAGCTCGATTGCTTACACCTCTAGAAAGATTCCGTAAGGACAAAATACAAGGAACAAAGGTGTAGTAACattttttagtatttggtCAGTGTCTGACTTTGTTGTGTTCAGGAGTATAAGAAGGCCTTTGACAGGCAATCAGATCGTTGTCTCAGTTTACTGGATAGACATCTTGCTTTGTCGCCCAAGAAGAAAGATACTCAACTGTCCGAGGTTAGTGGTCTAATTTTGTAGACATTAGTATACAacatatttgtttatgtttatttccatacatttgttgtgtttttgtggtGTTGTTTTGTCAGTTGTTGAGAAAATACGCACTCTTGAACAGTTGatagtcagtgtgtgtgtgtgtgtgtgtgtgtgtgtgtgtgtgtgtgtgtgtgtgtgcatgcacgcacgctcACCcgtgttttgttgtgttatctcattaattaaatatggtACATTGCGTTATATACTTTGTAGGCAGACATCACAATGGAACAAGAACAAAAGAAGTTTAGGCAAGCAGCAATGGAATATGTAAAAGTTCTACTCGATGTTCAGGAGAGAAAGAAGTTTGAGTTTGTTGAACCAGTATGTGATCATTGACAAATGATGAGATGAATTTCAGCCAGGAAAATGCCTTGTTTATTTCAGTTACTTGGGTTCATGACTGACCAAATGACATTTTATCATTCGGGTATGAacgtctgttgttgttgtgactATGACTCTCATTCTTtgaattgttgtgttgtgttgcagcaTATGAAACAGGACAGGAATACAAGGAACTGACGAATGATTTGCAAGTCAAACTGCAGGATGTAAGTTGTTTAGACTCGTATTCAGTCCTCGTCTCACACACCTGTATATTCACGTGCTTGCACATGGATGTGTTGTGAAGTTGCTGTGAATTAATGGTGGATATATTGAAATGTAGCATATTTGGCATGTGTCTTATTGGCTATACGTTTGCTTTGTATTACTTGCCATGAACTCTCACGGTT from Corticium candelabrum chromosome 14, ooCorCand1.1, whole genome shotgun sequence carries:
- the LOC134189671 gene encoding putative helicase MOV-10; this encodes MRSKQNYDEAKLFYEYMRENWPAQKRIHVDEMRELHRAWISKAYPQCRSWRSLHETIKRCKGLKSRKRGNFSLTSVWSEPGRVSSVSNYLPGHNQPRNVLEKSGVDFHQMPGSNRSVLDSILWLFRQNRRELERDKFDVEICCSSENVGQTVKTINLQVMLEDGNADAKEASTDIRITNKSLSRRVQLRSCGLLHNNRCFTIKDDHNVSLGLGVVDIGCDDVYTVKCCFKSDVIGCSTDHLAFALAAVDISGREQVFHIVRRVRGRCTTNLIEEVRSKEPYVRRRAPRRRYGRNIEPGQQLDHGERLLRMVLRFEKYGTEDVDMMMSNGQPTDELIDKLSLNLEKNHADVFHHLLKVEEIQMKIDIRYYDMEGVTMNKVQHYFALKVPGLAEKRPSLLKGDRLYASLPGVEDTEFEGYVHAVRQDEVWLKFSSRFHAELYMKGMKVNIRFTFNRLPLQLQHRALDTQLPQGVLFPSPHTVSTHHSQSLTSSTNVSFYDRNVEHNAEQNAAVKHILSGISRPAPYIIFGPPGTGKTMTTVEAIRQVLRVLRDSRVLACAPSNSAADLVCQRLLNNPAVSKNDILRLNAVSRDERDIPQDLTSNCKYDLTFDDLLKYRVVVCTLVTAGKIVSAGVPRGHFTHVFIDECGHAVEPECLIPISGLLDASEGQLVLAGDPQQLGPVLRSSLAIEHGLQVSLLERLMKREVYQRHDNLPYDSRVVTKLLNNYRSHPRILDLPNRLFYDGELIASADVALRSKMCSWDGLVSQGFPLIFNGVVGEENQEANSPSFFNPEEIKVACDYLQKLKSTQGSCKVDMKKDVGVISPYRKQVQKLRRCLEKLHIEDVKVGSVEEFQGQERTVIIITTVRSNADHLEIDKKFNLGFLRNPKRFNVAITRAKALLIVIGNPNVLIRDKCWKQFLEYVNGNGGYKGCPFPSANPDDDPVLETLQELELHTTDAYQPAAEEESQVQQHIEPEWRAEH